A stretch of the Bradyrhizobium sp. CCBAU 53351 genome encodes the following:
- a CDS encoding threonine/serine dehydratase, whose product MAVTMDLDITRERIAATEAVIRPHIRRTPLVQADLADFGLPGAPLTLKLEMLQHSGSFKARGAFANLLLRPVPRAGVVAASGGNHGAAVAYAAQRLGLPATIFVPDITSPAKAERIRNYGAKLVIAGNRYADALAASEAHVAQTGALAVHAYDQAETLLGQGSVGLELEQDAPGIDTLLVAVGGGGLIGGIAAWYAGRTRIVAVEPEQSPTLHTAFEAGAPVDAPAGGLAADSLAPRRVGELMFPIARAHVERVVLVSDDAIRQAQAALWSHLRLVAEPGGAAAFAAVLSGRYRPSPTERVAVLVCGANTTAVNFDS is encoded by the coding sequence ATGGCAGTGACGATGGACCTCGACATCACGCGGGAGCGGATTGCGGCGACCGAGGCCGTCATCCGTCCGCATATCAGGCGTACGCCGCTCGTTCAGGCCGATCTCGCCGATTTCGGCCTGCCCGGGGCGCCTCTCACGCTCAAGCTCGAGATGCTGCAGCATTCCGGATCGTTCAAGGCGCGCGGCGCCTTCGCCAATCTGTTGCTGCGGCCGGTGCCGCGGGCCGGTGTCGTCGCCGCGTCCGGCGGCAATCACGGCGCGGCCGTGGCCTATGCGGCGCAGCGGCTCGGCCTTCCTGCCACGATCTTCGTGCCTGACATCACCTCGCCGGCCAAGGCCGAGCGCATTCGAAATTATGGCGCCAAGCTCGTGATCGCGGGCAACCGCTACGCCGATGCGCTCGCCGCGAGTGAAGCCCATGTCGCGCAGACCGGCGCGCTGGCCGTCCATGCCTATGACCAGGCCGAAACCCTGCTCGGCCAGGGCAGCGTCGGATTGGAATTGGAGCAGGATGCGCCCGGCATCGACACGCTGCTGGTGGCGGTCGGTGGCGGCGGACTGATCGGGGGCATTGCGGCGTGGTACGCCGGCAGGACGCGCATCGTCGCGGTCGAGCCGGAGCAATCGCCAACCCTGCATACGGCCTTCGAAGCGGGCGCCCCGGTCGATGCGCCGGCCGGCGGTCTTGCCGCCGACAGCCTGGCGCCGCGGCGCGTCGGCGAACTGATGTTTCCGATCGCGCGGGCCCATGTGGAGCGCGTCGTCCTGGTCAGCGACGATGCGATCCGGCAGGCCCAGGCCGCGCTATGGTCGCACCTGCGCCTCGTCGCCGAGCCCGGCGGCGCAGCCGCCTTTGCGGCGGTGCTCTCCGGCCGCTATCGTCCCTCGCCCACCGAGCGGGTTGCGGTTCTGGTCTGCGGCGCCAATACAACGGCGGTAAATTTCGATAGCTAG
- a CDS encoding N-acetyltransferase, whose protein sequence is MILPDGYSDILAGKIAAVVTHLEMTVPPARRDDPPGAWSLRKVDTPALDWYRDLFRRVGEDWLWFSRARMTDTDLAAIIHAPDVEIYALTADGSDEGLLELDFREPGQCELAYFGVTSGLIGTGAARFLMNRALERAWSRDVRRVWVHTCTLDHPSAVAFYQRSGFRPFRRQIEIADDPRLDGTARRDAARHVPIIE, encoded by the coding sequence ATGATCCTCCCCGACGGCTACTCCGATATCCTCGCAGGCAAGATCGCCGCTGTCGTCACCCATCTGGAGATGACGGTGCCTCCCGCGCGCCGCGACGATCCGCCCGGCGCGTGGTCGCTGCGCAAGGTCGATACCCCTGCACTTGATTGGTACCGCGATCTCTTCCGCCGCGTCGGCGAGGACTGGCTGTGGTTCTCGCGCGCCCGTATGACCGACACGGACCTCGCCGCGATCATCCACGCGCCTGATGTCGAGATCTACGCTCTGACCGCAGACGGCAGCGACGAAGGCCTGCTCGAGCTGGACTTCCGCGAGCCCGGCCAGTGCGAGCTGGCCTATTTCGGCGTCACCTCTGGCCTGATCGGCACCGGCGCCGCCCGCTTCCTGATGAACCGCGCGCTGGAGCGCGCCTGGTCGCGCGACGTCCGCCGCGTCTGGGTCCACACCTGCACGCTCGATCATCCCTCCGCCGTTGCCTTCTACCAGCGCTCCGGGTTCCGCCCCTTCCGCCGCCAGATAGAAATCGCCGACGATCCGCGCCTCGACGGGACGGCACGGCGCGATGCGGCGAGGCATGTGCCGATCATTGAGTAG
- the glpK gene encoding glycerol kinase GlpK has protein sequence MSFVLAIDQGTTSSRAIVFRGDISIAAKAQQEFPQHFPASGWVEHEPEDIWTSTVMVCREAIEQAGISAKDIAAIGITNQRETTVVWDRATGQAVHRAIVWQDRRTADICAKLKAEGREPVISQKTGLIIDPYFSGTKVAWILDHVPGARARAARGELMFGTVDCYLLWRLTGGKVHATDATNASRTLLFNIHTGQWDDELLEIIGVPRSMLPEVKDSSARFGESTPDLFGGAIAISGIAGDQQAATIGQACFRPGMMKSTYGTGCFALLNTGTTPVVSKNKLLTTVAYQLDGKRTYALEGSIFVAGSAVQWLRDGLGIIKHAAETGPLADQSDSMQSVYLVPAFVGMGAPYWNPRVRGALFGLTRNTGPAELAHAALESVCYQTFDLWAAMRADWPSSETASVVLRVDGGMTASDWTMQRLADLLDAPVDRPVIQETTALGAAYLAGLNAGVYPEPTKFADNWRLEHRFKPNMSQATRERKLAGWARAVKGVLASDEGEA, from the coding sequence ATGTCTTTCGTCCTTGCCATCGACCAGGGCACCACCTCCTCGCGCGCGATCGTGTTCCGCGGCGATATCTCGATTGCTGCCAAAGCGCAGCAGGAGTTTCCGCAGCATTTTCCGGCTTCGGGCTGGGTGGAGCACGAGCCGGAGGACATCTGGACCTCGACGGTGATGGTCTGCCGCGAGGCGATCGAGCAGGCCGGCATCAGCGCAAAGGACATCGCCGCGATCGGCATCACCAACCAGCGCGAGACCACCGTGGTGTGGGACCGCGCCACGGGCCAAGCCGTGCACCGCGCCATTGTCTGGCAGGACCGCCGCACAGCCGACATCTGTGCGAAACTCAAGGCGGAAGGCCGCGAGCCCGTGATCTCGCAGAAGACCGGCCTGATCATCGATCCCTATTTCTCCGGCACCAAGGTCGCCTGGATCCTCGACCACGTTCCCGGCGCCCGCGCGCGCGCCGCCCGCGGCGAGCTGATGTTCGGTACCGTCGATTGCTACCTGCTCTGGCGCCTCACCGGCGGCAAGGTGCACGCCACCGACGCCACCAACGCCTCGCGCACGCTGCTGTTCAACATCCACACCGGCCAGTGGGACGACGAACTCCTGGAGATCATCGGCGTGCCGCGCTCGATGCTGCCCGAGGTGAAGGATTCCTCCGCGCGCTTCGGCGAGAGCACGCCCGATCTGTTCGGCGGCGCCATCGCCATCTCCGGCATCGCCGGCGACCAGCAGGCCGCGACCATCGGCCAGGCCTGCTTCCGCCCGGGCATGATGAAATCCACCTACGGCACCGGCTGTTTTGCCCTGCTCAACACCGGCACCACGCCGGTTGTCTCCAAGAACAAGCTGCTCACCACGGTTGCCTATCAGCTCGACGGCAAACGCACCTACGCGCTGGAAGGCTCGATCTTCGTGGCGGGCTCAGCGGTGCAATGGTTGCGCGACGGCCTCGGCATCATCAAGCACGCCGCCGAGACCGGACCGCTTGCCGACCAGTCCGACTCCATGCAGAGCGTCTATCTCGTTCCGGCCTTCGTCGGCATGGGCGCGCCCTACTGGAATCCGCGCGTGCGCGGCGCGCTGTTCGGCCTCACCCGCAACACCGGCCCCGCCGAGCTCGCCCACGCCGCGCTGGAAAGCGTCTGCTACCAGACCTTCGACCTCTGGGCTGCGATGCGCGCGGACTGGCCGAGCTCGGAAACCGCCAGCGTCGTGCTTCGTGTCGACGGCGGCATGACCGCGTCGGACTGGACCATGCAGCGCCTGGCGGATCTGCTCGATGCTCCCGTCGACCGCCCCGTGATCCAGGAGACCACGGCGCTCGGCGCCGCCTATCTCGCCGGCCTCAACGCCGGCGTCTATCCCGAGCCGACGAAGTTCGCCGACAATTGGCGATTGGAGCACCGCTTCAAGCCGAACATGAGCCAGGCGACGCGCGAGCGGAAGCTCGCGGGCTGGGCGAGGGCGGTGAAGGGCGTGCTGGCGAGCGATGAGGGGGAGGCCTGA
- a CDS encoding helix-turn-helix transcriptional regulator, whose protein sequence is MRFTVALRALANERRLQILEWLRDPRKHFREQADGDLVEDGVCGLLIAEKLGVSAPTVSEHMRVLTSAKLVRAKRIKQWTMYKRNETAIAAIKRSIQDGL, encoded by the coding sequence ATGAGATTTACCGTCGCCTTGCGCGCGCTCGCCAACGAACGCCGCCTGCAGATCCTGGAATGGCTGCGGGATCCCCGGAAGCATTTTCGCGAGCAGGCCGATGGCGACCTGGTCGAGGACGGCGTCTGCGGATTGCTGATCGCCGAAAAGCTTGGCGTCAGCGCGCCGACAGTGAGCGAGCACATGCGGGTGCTGACATCGGCCAAGCTGGTGCGCGCCAAGCGGATCAAGCAGTGGACGATGTACAAGCGCAACGAGACGGCCATCGCCGCGATCAAGCGATCGATTCAGGACGGGCTTTGA
- a CDS encoding SDR family NAD(P)-dependent oxidoreductase, with protein MKNTPFDLTGKVAVVTGSSRGIGRSSAELLARLGAKVVVSSRKADACQEVADGIIASGGDATVIPCNIARKAEVEALIAGATKHYGKIDILVCNAAVNPYYGPLLDITDEAFDKIMGSNVKSNIWLSALAIPQMAERGNGSVVIISSIGGLRGSTVIGAYGISKAADFALCRSLAGEWGPKGVRVNCIAPGLVKTDFARALWEDEAMLKRRTATTPLRRIGEPDEIAGAVAYLASDASSFMTGQTIVIDGGVTTAAV; from the coding sequence ATGAAAAACACCCCGTTCGATCTCACCGGCAAGGTCGCCGTGGTCACCGGCTCCAGCCGCGGCATCGGCCGCTCCTCCGCCGAACTCCTTGCCAGGCTCGGCGCCAAGGTGGTCGTCTCCTCGCGCAAGGCCGACGCCTGCCAGGAAGTCGCCGACGGCATCATCGCGTCCGGCGGCGATGCCACAGTCATCCCCTGCAACATCGCCCGCAAGGCCGAGGTCGAGGCACTGATCGCGGGCGCCACCAAGCATTACGGCAAGATCGACATCCTCGTCTGCAACGCCGCCGTCAATCCCTATTACGGCCCGCTGCTCGACATCACGGACGAGGCCTTCGACAAGATCATGGGCTCGAACGTCAAGAGCAACATCTGGCTCTCCGCGCTCGCCATCCCGCAGATGGCGGAGCGTGGGAACGGCTCCGTGGTCATCATCTCCTCGATCGGCGGCCTGCGCGGCTCCACCGTGATCGGTGCCTACGGCATCTCCAAGGCGGCCGACTTCGCGCTGTGCCGCTCGCTCGCCGGCGAGTGGGGCCCGAAAGGCGTCCGCGTCAACTGCATCGCGCCCGGCCTCGTCAAGACCGATTTCGCACGCGCATTGTGGGAAGACGAAGCCATGCTGAAGCGCCGCACCGCGACCACACCGCTGCGCCGCATCGGCGAACCCGACGAAATCGCCGGCGCCGTAGCCTACCTCGCCTCGGACGCATCGAGCTTCATGACCGGACAGACCATCGTCATCGACGGCGGCGTGACCACGGCGGCGGTGTAG
- the pimD gene encoding pimeloyl-CoA dehydrogenase small subunit — translation MDFDLNEEQRLLKESIDGLLTDSYDFESRKKYMAEKGGWSKTVWLKLAEQGLLGLPFSEADGGFGGGGVETMIVMEALGKALVLEPYLATVVIGGGFLRHAGSDAQKAAHVPGIIDGSRTLAFAQLEKNSRYDLFDVTTTAKKKGDGWIIDGEKFVVLNGENADTLVVTARTKGERRDKTGIGVFLVPANAKGVTKKSYPTQDGLHAADITFTGVEVGADAVLGNPDDSLALIERVVDEARVALCAEAVGLMDESLKTTVEYIKTRKQFGVAIGSFQSLQHRASDMFVAAEQARSMSMFATMANDFDNAKERSNAIAAAKVQIGKSLKFVGQQAIQLHGGIGMTMEAKIGHYFKRLTMIENSFGDTDYHQRRVADAGGLI, via the coding sequence ATGGATTTTGATCTGAACGAGGAGCAGCGGCTTCTCAAGGAAAGCATCGACGGCCTGCTGACCGACTCCTACGATTTCGAGAGCCGCAAGAAATACATGGCGGAGAAGGGCGGCTGGAGCAAGACGGTCTGGCTCAAGCTCGCCGAGCAGGGCCTGCTCGGCCTGCCGTTCAGCGAGGCCGATGGCGGCTTCGGCGGCGGCGGCGTCGAGACCATGATCGTGATGGAAGCGCTCGGCAAGGCGCTGGTGCTCGAGCCGTATCTGGCAACGGTCGTGATCGGCGGCGGCTTCCTGCGCCATGCCGGCTCCGATGCGCAGAAGGCCGCGCATGTGCCGGGGATCATCGACGGCAGCAGGACGCTGGCGTTCGCCCAGCTCGAGAAGAACTCGCGCTACGATCTGTTCGACGTCACCACCACGGCGAAGAAGAAGGGCGACGGCTGGATCATCGATGGCGAGAAGTTCGTCGTGCTGAACGGCGAGAACGCCGACACGCTCGTCGTCACCGCGCGCACCAAGGGTGAGCGCCGCGACAAGACCGGAATCGGCGTGTTCCTGGTGCCGGCGAATGCCAAGGGCGTGACGAAGAAGTCCTACCCGACGCAGGACGGCCTGCACGCCGCCGACATCACCTTCACCGGTGTCGAGGTCGGCGCTGATGCCGTGCTCGGCAATCCCGACGACAGCCTCGCGTTGATCGAGCGGGTGGTCGACGAAGCCCGCGTCGCGCTCTGCGCCGAGGCGGTCGGCTTGATGGACGAGTCGCTCAAGACCACCGTCGAGTACATCAAGACCCGAAAGCAGTTCGGCGTCGCGATCGGCTCGTTCCAGTCGCTGCAGCACCGCGCCTCCGACATGTTCGTCGCGGCCGAGCAGGCCCGCTCGATGTCGATGTTCGCGACCATGGCCAACGATTTCGACAACGCCAAGGAGCGCAGCAACGCGATCGCCGCGGCCAAGGTGCAGATCGGCAAGTCGCTGAAATTCGTGGGACAGCAGGCGATCCAGCTCCACGGCGGCATCGGCATGACCATGGAGGCGAAGATCGGCCACTACTTCAAGCGCCTCACCATGATCGAGAACTCGTTCGGCGACACCGACTACCACCAGCGCCGCGTCGCCGACGCCGGCGGGTTGATCTAG
- a CDS encoding glutathione S-transferase family protein, whose product MFLIGQYDSPFVRRVAIALRLYGLAFEHKPWSTFGDADKIAPYNPLRRVPTLVLDDGEALIESTIILDYLDDLVGAEKAMLPRGGTERRKHLRICALASGLGDKAVSLLYERVLRKEQLTLWVERCQAQIGDVLKVLEAERAKVTTPYWLGERIGHADVAVACVVRFTREAHPQLFDASRYPAVSAHAARCEALPPFKEIVQPLAPPKG is encoded by the coding sequence ATGTTCCTGATCGGCCAATATGATTCCCCCTTCGTCCGCCGGGTCGCGATTGCGCTGCGGCTCTACGGCCTCGCCTTCGAGCACAAGCCGTGGTCGACCTTCGGCGACGCCGACAAGATCGCGCCATACAATCCGCTGCGCCGGGTGCCGACCCTGGTGCTCGACGATGGCGAGGCGCTGATCGAAAGCACGATCATCCTGGATTATCTCGACGACCTCGTCGGCGCCGAGAAGGCGATGCTGCCGCGTGGCGGCACCGAGCGGCGCAAGCATTTGCGCATCTGCGCGCTCGCCTCCGGCCTCGGCGACAAGGCGGTGAGCCTGCTTTATGAACGCGTGCTGCGGAAGGAACAGCTCACGCTATGGGTCGAGCGCTGCCAGGCGCAGATCGGCGACGTCCTCAAGGTGCTCGAGGCCGAGCGCGCCAAGGTGACGACGCCATACTGGCTGGGTGAGCGCATTGGCCACGCCGACGTCGCGGTGGCCTGCGTCGTCCGCTTCACCCGCGAGGCGCATCCGCAGCTGTTCGATGCCTCGCGTTATCCAGCCGTGAGCGCGCATGCCGCGCGCTGCGAGGCCTTGCCGCCCTTCAAGGAGATCGTGCAGCCGCTGGCCCCGCCGAAGGGGTGA